The Dioscorea cayenensis subsp. rotundata cultivar TDr96_F1 chromosome 19, TDr96_F1_v2_PseudoChromosome.rev07_lg8_w22 25.fasta, whole genome shotgun sequence genome includes a window with the following:
- the LOC120249748 gene encoding uncharacterized protein LOC120249748 isoform X1, with product MADEGMVVLDGTELRDLDLRLPVPDGPVAGAMALQLAESEASTRLFGISLPENIRSTALRTIREADDLDFLSEVFHDSDALRSLIQKFLLVVADQLKDDPLVVSVLNGNALRIVLDDEDDFAMLAENLFTDLDADDNGKLSKNDISNALLRMGVQLGVPPIRESESTDLLSNIIKKHGAEGEEKLGQSQFADLLQTILQDLADALSKKHVTVIREVKVINGSKLKKTLENQKLFNEVLEKLFLEWKTYTNGQEDKELRGFLEVEGLEFGLPSSESSEAVALLYDQIFSEINKDKITGDLERDAFQVIVKDILEKIAQQLEEDPIFIDLEC from the exons ATGGCGGACGAAGGGATGGTGGTGCTGGACGGGACTGAGCTCAGAGATCTCGATCTCCGCCTTCCCGTCCCTGACGGCCCTGTTGCCGGAGCCATGGCACTTCAGCTGGCTGAGTCCGAGGCTTCCACGCGTCTCTTTGGCATCTCTTTGCCGGAGAACATCCGATCCACCGCCCTGCGTACGATCAGGGAGGCTGATGATCTTGATTTTCTCTCGGAGGTTTTTCATGACTCCGATGCTCTCAGGTCTTTGATCCAAAAGTTCCTCCTCGTCGTCGCTGATCAGCTGAAAG ATGATCCTCTTGTTGTTTCGGTGTTGAATGGAAATGCTCTTCGGATTGTTctggatgatgaagatgattttgCAATGTTAGCAGAAAACCTCTTCACAGATTTGGATGCAGATGACAATGGGAAGCTTAGCAAAAATGATATATCAAATGCCCTTCTACGTATGGGGGTACAACTGGGGGTTCCTCCTATTCGAG AATCAGAATCCACTGATCTGCTTtcaaacatcataaaaaaacatggaGCTGAGGGTGAAGAAAAATTGGGCCAATCACAATTTGCAGATTTACTTCAGACTATTCTACAAGATCTTGCAGATGCATTATCTAAAAAACATGTTACTGTCATCAGGGAAGTCAAGGTCATCAATGGCTCAAAGTTGAAGAAG ACTTTGGAAAATCAGAAGCTATTCAATGAAGTCCTTGAGAAATTATTTCTGGAATGGAAGACTTATACAAATGGACAAGAGGACAAGGAACTGCGTGGTTTTCTTGAAGTAGAAGGACTTGAATTCGGCTTACCTTCATCAGAATCTAGTGAAGCAGTTGCCCTTCTGTATGACCAAATATTTTCAGAAATCAATAAAGACAAGATAACTGGAGACTTGGAAAGAGATGCATTTCAGGTCATTGTGAAGGATATCCTTGAGAAGATTGCACAACAACTTGAAGAGGACCCAATTTTCATTGATTTGGAGTGTTGa
- the LOC120249748 gene encoding uncharacterized protein LOC120249748 isoform X2, translating to MADEGMVVLDGTELRDLDLRLPVPDGPVAGAMALQLAESEASTRLFGISLPENIRSTALRTIREADDLDFLSEVFHDSDALRSLIQKFLLVVADQLKDDPLVVSVLNGNALRIVLDDEDDFAMLAENLFTDLDADDNGKLSKNDISNALLRMGVQLGVPPIRESTDLLSNIIKKHGAEGEEKLGQSQFADLLQTILQDLADALSKKHVTVIREVKVINGSKLKKTLENQKLFNEVLEKLFLEWKTYTNGQEDKELRGFLEVEGLEFGLPSSESSEAVALLYDQIFSEINKDKITGDLERDAFQVIVKDILEKIAQQLEEDPIFIDLEC from the exons ATGGCGGACGAAGGGATGGTGGTGCTGGACGGGACTGAGCTCAGAGATCTCGATCTCCGCCTTCCCGTCCCTGACGGCCCTGTTGCCGGAGCCATGGCACTTCAGCTGGCTGAGTCCGAGGCTTCCACGCGTCTCTTTGGCATCTCTTTGCCGGAGAACATCCGATCCACCGCCCTGCGTACGATCAGGGAGGCTGATGATCTTGATTTTCTCTCGGAGGTTTTTCATGACTCCGATGCTCTCAGGTCTTTGATCCAAAAGTTCCTCCTCGTCGTCGCTGATCAGCTGAAAG ATGATCCTCTTGTTGTTTCGGTGTTGAATGGAAATGCTCTTCGGATTGTTctggatgatgaagatgattttgCAATGTTAGCAGAAAACCTCTTCACAGATTTGGATGCAGATGACAATGGGAAGCTTAGCAAAAATGATATATCAAATGCCCTTCTACGTATGGGGGTACAACTGGGGGTTCCTCCTATTCGAG AATCCACTGATCTGCTTtcaaacatcataaaaaaacatggaGCTGAGGGTGAAGAAAAATTGGGCCAATCACAATTTGCAGATTTACTTCAGACTATTCTACAAGATCTTGCAGATGCATTATCTAAAAAACATGTTACTGTCATCAGGGAAGTCAAGGTCATCAATGGCTCAAAGTTGAAGAAG ACTTTGGAAAATCAGAAGCTATTCAATGAAGTCCTTGAGAAATTATTTCTGGAATGGAAGACTTATACAAATGGACAAGAGGACAAGGAACTGCGTGGTTTTCTTGAAGTAGAAGGACTTGAATTCGGCTTACCTTCATCAGAATCTAGTGAAGCAGTTGCCCTTCTGTATGACCAAATATTTTCAGAAATCAATAAAGACAAGATAACTGGAGACTTGGAAAGAGATGCATTTCAGGTCATTGTGAAGGATATCCTTGAGAAGATTGCACAACAACTTGAAGAGGACCCAATTTTCATTGATTTGGAGTGTTGa
- the LOC120249750 gene encoding probable histone H2A variant 1, whose amino-acid sequence MAGKGGKGLLAGKTTAANKDKDKKKPPVSRSSRAGLQFPVGRIHRQLKSRVSANGRVGATAAVYSAAILEYLTAEVLELAGNASKDLKVKRITPRHLQLAIRGDEELDTLIKGTIAGGGVIPHIHKSLINKSSKE is encoded by the exons ATGGCAGGAAAGGGTGGAAAAGGGCTGCTCGCCGGTAAGACGACGGCGGCGAACAAGGATAAGGACAAGAAGAAGCCGCCTGTGTCTCGATCCTCACGCGCGGGTCTTCAG TTTCCGGTGGGGAGGATTCATCGGCAACTGAAGTCGAGGGTGTCGGCGAACGGACGAGTGGGTGCGACGGCGGCGGTGTACTCAGCGGCGATACTGGAGTACCTGACGGCGGAGGTTCTAGAGCTTGCTGGAAACGCGAGCAAGGATCTGAAGGTTAAGCGTATCACGCCCAGGCATCTTCAGCTTGCTATCCGTGGTGATGAGGAGCTTGACACCCTTATCAAGGGTACCATTGCTGGTGGTGGCGTGATACCGCACATTCACAAGTCACTGATCAACAAATCCTCCAAAGAGTGA